The Fervidicoccaceae archaeon DNA segment TCATATTGGAAAGAACGTCTACGAGTACTATGTGAAGGCTCTGGGAGGAATTGATAGGCTGGACGAAGCTATGAAATTTGCCTCAATGCTGCTTCTAGTTGCCGGATGGGGGGTTATTGAGGATTGGAACATTGCAGAGAATGGAATAACATTGACTATAAGGGATAACTGGGAAATTCAGCTGTTTGAGACAAAAATGGTGGAGGAAAAGCCAAGAATAATTTTGGGGATGCTTGAGGGATTTTTCGGATCGTTGCTTAGAAGAGATGTTCTAGCCGACATTGTTTCCATTAAAAAAGAAAACAAAACAATTCTCGCAAAAATTTTCATTCGATTCTAATTGCTTGTTTCTTTTTTAAAGCGTTGCTTCTATATTTCTGAGCTAGAATGCTTTAGCCATACCGGCTCACTCCAGACTGCCCCCCTTCTCCAGGATGTGGGCTTCACTTTGGGAAGAAATAGCTGCTATTCTATCTACTCCTCCAATGCTCTCAATGAACTCAGCTACTGAGATTGGAACGAGCTCCTTCCATCTAGAATCTTTCTTCTTCATCAATAACCTGATGAACGTCCCATTGTAGATTTCTCTCCTGTAGGGAGATGGTGTTACTGTCTTGAAGCCAAGCTCGTTGAATATTCTGAGCATTATGGGATTTCCTACGTATATGGCCTCAGCTCTAGGGCAATTGGAGATTGCATGGAATGCTGAAGAGGGATGAATCTCCATTGTTGGCAGAGTAGCTGTTATTACTCTACTCAGATCGAGTCCTCTCTCCTTCATGGATAATCTTATCATTTCTATTCTCTCTCCTGCAGTGAATGGGTTTCTCTCAGTATGGCTCTCGCTGCTCATTCCTATTAAAAAGACCAATTCCTCGTATTCATCTGAAGTGAGGATCTCCTCAGCTACATGAAGATGACCCAAATGAAAAGGCTGGAACCTGCCGAAGAATATTGCTCTTCTTGGTATGCGTATGTCCATAACTACCACTCTTCCTAACGCTCTGTTCAATTGGATAATAAAATATAGCACGAGCTGCACTCTTTAAAACCATGCTTCCAGAAAAGTTTCAATGGAGATGCATTTGGGTAGAATTACCATTCCTAGAGAGCTGCTTAATCCCTTCATTGAGCAAATAAAGCTGTCCTTCAAGAACTACAATAGAATGATAGAGAGCTCAGGATATTATCTGAAACCAGTACACTATGTTACAAAGATCTCCAACGACGAGAGAAGAATATACATGTATTTGGGAAGGTACTGGTGGAAGATAATATACGTTGGAAGAGATGTAAAGGGGAGGCCAAGAATAAAGTGGATTTATATGGGAAAAGAAAGGCCAAGAGGTTTGCCTGAACCACCAAAAAATCCTCTGGAAGGACTAGCTATCTATATGATTGCAAGTGACAGAGAAAATTACTATTTTGAGAGAGAGGAAATGGCTTCTTTGCTGCTCAAAAAATTGAATGAATTTAGAAACAAACTTACTGAGTAGCGCTCTTGTAGCAGAGCCACCAATCAAGGCACTCATATTTCTTGAGTCTCTCTGGTATATCGTTCTTGTTGCTTGGTGGCGGAACTATGACCTTGCTTCCCATTATCTCATTGTTTGGCCAGTTTGCTGGCATCGCCGCCTTTTCCCTATCTGCTACTTGAAGGGCTTTTATCATTCTGATTATTTCATCTATGTTTCTTCCCAGCTCCATTGGATAGTACAGTATTGCTCTTATAATCCCGTTAGGATCTATTATGAATGTTGCCCTAACAGTCTGTGTGCCCTCTGATTGTGCATGAAGCATTCCATAGAGCGAAGCAATCTTTCCAGTTGTGTCAGCAATAATTGGGAATGTTATTTCTATCCCCAGCTTTTCCTTTATCCATTCATCCCACTTTATGTGACTGAATACTTGGTCAACGCTCAGTCCTATTAGCTTTACTCCAAGCTCCTCGAATTCCTTCATTCTTCTCTGAAATGCATAGAATTCCGTTGTGCAGACTGGAGTGAAGTCTGCTGGATGGCTGAAGAGAATGACCCACTTTCCCTTGAAGTCATCTGGAAAGGTTATCTTTCCGTAAGTTGTTAGCGCCTCAAATCTAGGTGCCTTATCTCCGACTCTTGGCATACTTGAGAAGGATTGGCTCACTTAGATCACCGTGAACAATATTCGGAAGCTTAGTAATAAGTGTTATGTTTATATGTTTAACCAATAAAAATATTTTATAAAATTATTTTATTGCATTTCCTGTTTATACAGATCGAACCTCTACCATCCCAAAAGAGAGCTCTTGTTTGAAATAATTAAAGCTTATTAGGAGTGTATTGCTGATGCTATGCTAGATCAGTTTAGGATTTTTGGGGTGAATTGAGTGAAATACATCGTATGCAGCGCCTGGCCCTATGTCAACAATGTGCCTCATCTAGGCACAATGATAGGAAGCCTGCTATCAGGAGATGTCTATAACAGGTACCTTAAATTGAAAGGAGAAGAGTCTCTCTATGTGAGTGGAAGCGACGAGCACGGCTCACCCATCGAGGTTGAGGCTAGGAAAAGAGGAGTTGATCCGAAGATCCTCACAGATGCCATGCATGCCTATGTTAGTGACTTGATTGGAAAATGGGAAATTGAGTTCAGTAACTACACAAGAACACATAACCAAGTGCATATTGAATTCGTTAGAAACTTCATGACAAAGCTCTATCAGCTAGGCTATCTTGAGAAGAAGAAGGAGATTCTTCCATACTGTCCCAATGATAAGATCTTTCTCGCAGATAGATTCATTGAGGGGAAGTGCCCATACTGTGGATATGAGAAGGCTAGGG contains these protein-coding regions:
- a CDS encoding nicotinamide-nucleotide adenylyltransferase produces the protein MDIRIPRRAIFFGRFQPFHLGHLHVAEEILTSDEYEELVFLIGMSSESHTERNPFTAGERIEMIRLSMKERGLDLSRVITATLPTMEIHPSSAFHAISNCPRAEAIYVGNPIMLRIFNELGFKTVTPSPYRREIYNGTFIRLLMKKKDSRWKELVPISVAEFIESIGGVDRIAAISSQSEAHILEKGGSLE
- a CDS encoding peroxiredoxin, with translation MSQSFSSMPRVGDKAPRFEALTTYGKITFPDDFKGKWVILFSHPADFTPVCTTEFYAFQRRMKEFEELGVKLIGLSVDQVFSHIKWDEWIKEKLGIEITFPIIADTTGKIASLYGMLHAQSEGTQTVRATFIIDPNGIIRAILYYPMELGRNIDEIIRMIKALQVADREKAAMPANWPNNEIMGSKVIVPPPSNKNDIPERLKKYECLDWWLCYKSATQ